In Helicobacter pylori Shi112, the genomic window TCTTTATCCCCTGTTAAAGTGCTGTATATTGGTGGTAAATTAACTATAGAAAACTTCCTACCTTATAATCTGAGCAATGTTAAGCTTAGTTTCACAGACGCTCAAGGCAATATGATCGATCTAGGCGTGATAGAAACTATCCCCAAACACTCTAAGATTGTTTTACCTGGGGAAGCGTTTGATAGTCTAAAAGAGGCGTTTGATAAAATTGACCCCTATACTTTCTTTTTTCCAAAATTTGAAGCCACTAGCACTTCTGTTTCTGACGCTAACACGCAAAGGGTGTTTGAAACGCTCAATAAGATTAAAACAAATTTGGTCGTAAATTATAGGAATGAAAACAAATTTGAAGGTCACGAAAATCACTGGGAAGCCTTTACCCCACAAACCGCAGAGGAATTCACGAACTTAATGTTGAACATGATCGCTGTGTTAGACTCTCAATCTTGGGGCGATGCGATTTTAAACGCTCCTTTTGAATTCACTAACAGCCCAACAGATTGCGATAATGATTCTTCAAAATGCGTAAATCCCGGAACAAACGGGCGTGTCAATTCTCAAAATGAAAGTTATGTGTTAAACAAACAAGACATTGTCAATAAATTTAGAAACAAAGCGGATCTTGATGTCGTTATTTTAAAGGATTCAGGGGTTGTAGGGCTTGGGAGTGATATTACCCCTAGCAATAATGATGATGGTAAGCATTATGGTCAATTGGGGGTAGTGGCTTCTGCTTTAGATCCTACAAAACTCTTTGGCAACAACCTTAAGACTATCAATTTAGAGGATTTAAGAACCATTTTGCATGAATTCAGCCACACTAAAGGCTATGGGCATAACGGGAACATGACTTATCAAAGGGTGCCAACCGGTCAAAATGAAAACGGCAAGCCAAAAGATTCTGATGGCCTCCCCTATAATGTGTGTTCGCTTTATGGCGGATCCAATCAACCCGCTTTCCCTAGCAACTACCCTAATTCCATTTATCATAATTGTGCGGATGTTCCGGCTGGCTTTTTAGGGGTAACAGCAGCGGTTTGGCAGCAGCTCATCAATCAAAACGCTTTACCGATCAATTTCGCTAATCTCAATAGTCAAACAAACTACAATCTAAACGCCAGTTTGAACACGCAAGATTTAGCCAATTCCATGCTTGGCACCATTCAAAAAACCTTTGTAACTTCTAGCGTTACTAACCACTATTTTTCAAGCGCTTCGCAAAGTTTTAGAAGCCCTATTTTAGGGGTTAACGCTAAAATAGGCTATCAAAACTACTTCAATGATTTCATAGGGTTGGCTTATTATGGCATCATCAAATACAATTACGCTAAAGCTAGTGATCAAAAAGTCCAGCAGCTAAGCTATGGTGGGGGGATAGATTTGTTGGTGGATTTCATCACCACTTACTCCAATAAAAATAACCCTATAGACATTCAAACCAGAAGGAATTTTTCTTCATCCTTTGGTATCTTTGGGGGGTTAAGGGGCTTGTATAACAGCTATTATGCGCTCAATAAAGTCAAAGGAAGCGGCAATTTAGATGTGGCTACTGGATTGAACTACCGCTATAAGCATTCTAAATATTCTGTAGGGATTAGCATTCCTTTAATCCAAAGAAAAGCTAGCGTCGTTTCTAGCAATGGCGATTATACGAACTCTCTTGTTTTCAATGAAGGGGCTAGCCATTTTAAGGTGTTTTTTAATTATGGGTGGGTGTTTTGAAACGCTAAAAGATTAAAGAGCTTAATCAAACGATGATTTTATTGTGATGCGCGGAGCTAGGGGGTTTTTTTAAAAACCCACCAACGCTATCGGCTAAATCTTGATTGAATTACTCAAAGGTTTGCGCTTCTTTCATGTTATGGGCGGCACTTCGTGTTGGGGGTTAGATTGATTGTAAATTGGTGCCATTAAAAGCGATACGATAAAAGCAATTAAAGCAACCACAAAAATATAAAAGCTTAAACCATAGCTTTGCAAACTTTCAGGCGCGGCTATAGCTTTTGCATTTAACCAGCTTGAAAGTTGAGGGGTAAAGCCAGCGGTTATAGCATAGGCTATGTTATAAGCGAAGGAAATCCCGCTAAAACGGATTCTAGCGCTAAACACATCGCTCATAAAAATGGGGCAAAAATTCATAATACCCGCACAAAAGCAAGCTAAAAAGTATAAAACTATGGTATTCACTAAACTCGGCACGTTAGAATAAAATTCTTTAAAAAATAAAAAGCCAAAAAAAGCAAAGACCGCGCTAAAAGCCATGCAAACTTTGTGCGGTTTGATTTTATCGGCCAAAAACCCGGTTAAAATAATAGAACTTACAATGCCAACAAGCCCTAAAATTTGAAAATAGGTTTTTTCAAAAGGAGTGAAATTAAAATTAGGATGCATGAGGGTAAAATTTGGAACAAAAAGGATAAAAATCAAAATACAAGCGGTTAAAACCCAAGTGATAAGCATGGAGATTAATATACCAAAGAAAGAATTTTTAAACACCTCTTTAAGCGGGAATTTAACTAAGGCATTGTCTTGCTTCATTTGCTGAAAAACAGGAGTTTCTTCTAAAAAGCGTCTCAAATAGACAGAAATGATACCAAAAATCCCTCCAAGCCCAAAAGCAACCCGCCAAGCCCAAGCTTCAACAACAGGCTTGTCAAAAACCATGTAAATCCCAATATAAACCAAACTCCCAAGCAAAATCCCAGAAACTACAGAAGCGCTTAAAAAACCAATATAAGTGTTTTTTTGACCTTGCGGAGCATGTTCATAAACAAAAACCCAAGCGCCAGGCAATTCACCACCCACAGCAACGCCTTGACAGATCCTAACAAATATCAAAAAAACAGGAGCTATGTAACCAAGATAATGAGCGTTTTTTGGGGTAAGTCCCATGCTATCAACGCCAAAACTCACAAAATGATTAAAAGTTGGCATCAAAGCGAGTGCAAAGGTTGGGATTACCATCAATAAAATAGAGAGCATGAACATGTTTTTACGGCCGAATTTATCCCCAAAGTGGGCCATCACTATGCCGCCAAGCGGGCGCGCCAGATAACCTGCAGCAAAGATACCATAAGTGTTGATTTCAGACCAAATAGGGCTGAGAGTGTTTGGGAAAAAGTGTTTGGCAATGATACTCGTAAAAAATACAAAGATAATAAAATCATAAAACTCTAAAGTCCCCCCAAGCGAAGATAATCCTAAGGTTTTTATCTCTTTTTTGCCTAAATGTTTTATTGATTATCCTTTCACTAAGGCTATCGCCCTGTTTTAAATTTGTCATTTTGAAACTAATAGGGATAAGATTGATTTATAACTACCTTACACCTTAACGGCATTTTTAGATAACAAATATTAAATGAAATTTTATTAGCGCTCAAAAATTGAATCATTTTATCTTTTTTATCATTAAGCATCACTTAAAAGGATTTAAATTTTGTTTTACCCGTTTTGTCAAAACGCTTACTTGATTGTATCAGCCACGAAAACACCCCCCCCTATTAAGACTGGGGTAATAACACTTCTTTTAATTTTGTAATGATAGCTTCTTCTCTTTTCTTACGAAACTCCTTTATATTTTCCCATTCTAATTTTAGTTTAGGGTCAATATAATTTCTTTTTTTATACTCTTCTATGGCTTGCTCATTTTTATATTCTTCTTTGAGCCACACTTCAGGGTCTTTATCCTTTTTGGCGCTGTTTTCTTGGCCTTCTAAAAGCTGGAGGTTGTATAAATGATTCCCACACTCATAGAAATCTTTATCCAATTTTTCATTTTTCTTTTTAAACTTGGACTAAATATGGTCTATATGAAAAGTGGTGGTTTTATAGTTCAGATTGGGGTATAAGATTTGCAAAACAGGAAAGACTTTAGTAGGGCGATCAAAAGACACCATGCCTTCTATAGCATCATTAGTGATTTTTAAAGGGTTTGTTTCATGTTTAGCTAAATTGTGGTTGAATGCTTCAAAAGTGCGAGCTTCTTTGATGCTATGAGCTATGATACTGAATTTTGTATCCGTTGACCCATCAAAATAACCCATGATTTGAGCGTTGCGGACAAATTTTAGGGCTTGTTCTTCATCGTTTTTATCCATTTTTTGTTTTAAAAAATAAAAATAGGCTAAGCTGGATAAAATATAAGCTGAACCTAGATGGCCGGCATAACCAAAAGTTTCTAATAGGTTTGCAGCGTCATAGATGCTTTTTGTAATTTTTTCCCAATTTTCTTCAATCTCTTTGACATTATTTTTATTAAAATTTTTTAATTCAAAAGTAGTGTCTTTACCAATGAGAAGCAAGCAAGTTTTTAGCACTCGGTCTTGCTCCACATTTGGAAAGCCTTTGTCTTTTAAAGCATCCACTAACTTGTCCATTTTTTCTCTAATATCGCTTGAAAAGCTTGCTGTCAAAATGGACATCAATAAATCTGAATAGCTTAACTTAACCCCGCCACTATTGACACGGATAAAAATATTTAAAACTTTATTAAGATTTTTTTCTTTTTCTTCAAAAAATGAGATGAGTTGTTTGGTGTGAAAAGCGTCTTTTAGCTTTTCTAGTAAATTCAATTCATTCCCTTTTAAACCATGTTCTTGTGTGTAATTCAAAACACCACTTTCCAACTCTAAAATATCCCCCACCTTAAACCAAAAATGATCTTTATCGTTTGTAGGCGCTTTGGCATGGAATTCAAATTGGTAATTGTCTTCTGGATTGTCCATGTTTGGCTGGTGTTTCAAATTCAAATACAAACGCTTCTCTTCATAAGCGTTGGGTTATCGTATCTAGCCCCCTTTTTCTTAAGCGTTGCCTTTAAGCCCGATATAAAGCGAGGTTAAGCGCTGTTGGCCATCTAGGACAATACACAACTCATCACGACTGATTTGTTCAATATAGATTTTTTCATTGTGAGGCTTTCGCTCATCGTAATTTGTAATGAATTTATAGAGTTGGAAATTGAGTTTATTCTCGTCTTGTTCGTCGCTCTTGGCTATATCCTCTTTTTGTAATTTCCAAAATAAAAAAGAGCCAATAGGATAGCCCTAAGAATGGAGTCAAAAAGTTGCTCTATCTTTTTTCATCGGCTTTTTTGAGCCAACTTAATTTAAGATTTTTTCCACGCGCTTTTGAATCACTTCTAAAACCAAGCAAAAAAGCCAGTAAATCAAAGCGGCTTCCAAATAAATAGGCAAAAAGTCATAGCTGGCGTTCGCTTTTTGCTGCGCGATTCTAAAAATCTCTGCGATAGTTACCACCGAAGCTAAAGAAGTTTCTTTAAAAAGGCTGATGAAAGTGTTGCTCAGGCTTGGCGTGGCGACTTTGAGCGCTTGAAAAAAGATGACATGCCAAAAGGTTTGCAAGTAATTCAAGCCCAAACTCAAGCTTGAATCCCACTGATCTTTAGGGACAGAAAGAAAACTCGCCCTCAAAGTCTCTGAAGCGTATGCCCCTACATTGAAAGAAAACGCAATAATGCCTGCTGGGATTGGATCAATATAAACCCCAAGGGCGGGCAAACCATAAAACACCACCACGATTTGGACCAATAAAGGCGTGCCTCTAATGAGCGAAACATAGAAATTCACGCCCGCCAATAAAGCCTTATGAATGAAATGTTTAGGGGGTGCGATTTTAATGAGGGCCACAAAAACCGCAATGAATAAGCCCAAAATGAAAGAAATGATCGCCAAAGGCAAAGAAATGCAAAAAGCGGCTTTTAGCATGGGGTAGAAAGCCTCTAATAGTAATTCCAAACGCTCCTTGCTCAAATCTAAAGATTCAAAAAACAAAGACAGATTATGGCTGGCTGACATCTTTTCCAAAAAATTGTTCGCCTAAGCGTTTTAAAACCCCTTTATCTATCAATCTTTGCATCGCCTGGTTGATAAGCTCTAAGGCTTTTTCTTGGTGCTTGTTGATGACAAAGGAAGCGCCCCCATCTTTTTCTTTGGACTCCCATGCGATTTTAAAGGGGTTGTTTTTGTGGGTGTTTAGGTAGTTTAAGATCGCTAAAGAACTATTTAAGGTCAAATCGGCCCGTTTTTGCGCCACCAGCAACAAAGCTTGCGCCATAGAATCCACCGAAACGATTTGAGCGTCGTATTTGAAAGCGATTTCCCCATAAGTGGAGCTTAAAGTGTTAGCCGCCCTCAAACCCTTAATGTCTTTAATGTCTTTAATGCGGTTTTCATCTTTTCTAACCAGCATGATCGTTCCTGAATAGCTATAAGGCAAGCTTTTATCAAAAGTCGCTTGGCGTTTTTTAGTCGTCAAACTCACCTGGTTAGCGACCATATCAAAACGCCCCGATTTCAAGCCTGTAAGCATAATATCCCATGAAGTTTCGTGGAATTTGATTTTCACGCCAAGCTCTTTAGCCAACTCCCTAGCCACTTCCACATCATAGCCGGTGAGCTTGCCTTCCTTATTATGGTAAGTGAAAGGGGGGTAAATGCCTTCTGTGCCAACGCTAATCGTTTCTTTATTGATAAGTTTTTCATACAAGCTAGAAGCGTTCAAAAAACCCCCAAAAAAGCTTATTGCCAATAAAAAGAGAAATAAAACTTTTTTCATTTTATATTCTAATCCTAAATTTTTCAAGCATTCTAACACAAAATAAAAATTTTGCATGGTTTGATTTTAAATATAGACGCGCTCCAAGCGTTTGGATAGAGTGCTGATGGTTTCATAAGGAATGGTGTTTAAAAGCGTAGCGATTTCGCTTGCGTCATTAGCCTTAGCGCTTTTATCCCCAAACAAGATGACCTCATCGCCCTCTTTGGCTTGAATATTATTGA contains:
- a CDS encoding MFS transporter translates to MKHLGKKEIKTLGLSSLGGTLEFYDFIIFVFFTSIIAKHFFPNTLSPIWSEINTYGIFAAGYLARPLGGIVMAHFGDKFGRKNMFMLSILLMVIPTFALALMPTFNHFVSFGVDSMGLTPKNAHYLGYIAPVFLIFVRICQGVAVGGELPGAWVFVYEHAPQGQKNTYIGFLSASVVSGILLGSLVYIGIYMVFDKPVVEAWAWRVAFGLGGIFGIISVYLRRFLEETPVFQQMKQDNALVKFPLKEVFKNSFFGILISMLITWVLTACILIFILFVPNFTLMHPNFNFTPFEKTYFQILGLVGIVSSIILTGFLADKIKPHKVCMAFSAVFAFFGFLFFKEFYSNVPSLVNTIVLYFLACFCAGIMNFCPIFMSDVFSARIRFSGISFAYNIAYAITAGFTPQLSSWLNAKAIAAPESLQSYGLSFYIFVVALIAFIVSLLMAPIYNQSNPQHEVPPIT
- a CDS encoding amino acid ABC transporter permease — encoded protein: MSASHNLSLFFESLDLSKERLELLLEAFYPMLKAAFCISLPLAIISFILGLFIAVFVALIKIAPPKHFIHKALLAGVNFYVSLIRGTPLLVQIVVVFYGLPALGVYIDPIPAGIIAFSFNVGAYASETLRASFLSVPKDQWDSSLSLGLNYLQTFWHVIFFQALKVATPSLSNTFISLFKETSLASVVTIAEIFRIAQQKANASYDFLPIYLEAALIYWLFCLVLEVIQKRVEKILN
- a CDS encoding amino acid ABC transporter substrate-binding protein, giving the protein MKKVLFLFLLAISFFGGFLNASSLYEKLINKETISVGTEGIYPPFTYHNKEGKLTGYDVEVARELAKELGVKIKFHETSWDIMLTGLKSGRFDMVANQVSLTTKKRQATFDKSLPYSYSGTIMLVRKDENRIKDIKDIKGLRAANTLSSTYGEIAFKYDAQIVSVDSMAQALLLVAQKRADLTLNSSLAILNYLNTHKNNPFKIAWESKEKDGGASFVINKHQEKALELINQAMQRLIDKGVLKRLGEQFFGKDVSQP